From Cydia strobilella chromosome 7, ilCydStro3.1, whole genome shotgun sequence, one genomic window encodes:
- the LOC134742960 gene encoding larval cuticle protein 16/17-like: MKLIVLAVAALVAVALAAPAEQEPEPPKILRSDFEVQPDGGYAYAYETEDGIKKDENGELKTVNDEENKPQQVVVVRGSYSYTDADGKLHAVTYFADETGFHAESEDIPKAPAQAGQA; encoded by the exons atgaaactg ATTGTACTCGCCGTTGCCGCGCTCGTGGCCGTCGCCCTCGCCGCGCCCGCGGAACAGGAGCCCGAGCCGCCCAAAATTCTTCGTTCAGACTTTGAAGTTCAGCCGGACGGTGGATATGCTTACGC TTACGAAACCGAAGATGGCATCAAAAAGGACGAGAACGGCGAGCTTAAAACCGTCAATGACGAGGAAAACAAACCACAACAAGTTGTAGTGGTGCGCGGCTCGTATAGCTACACCGACGCAGACGGCAAACTCCACGCCGTCACCTACTTCGCTGACGAGACCGGCTTCCACGCTGAAAGCGAAGATATCCCGAAGGCACCAGCCCAGGCCGGCCAGGCCTAA